CCTGTACTGATAGCTGGCGCTGGACCGGTTGGAATGACGACAGCCCTCGCACTGCACGCACGGGGCGTCGAAGCGACGATCCTCGAAGCCGAGTCAGAAGACCGAGACCGGTCTGGCAGCCGGGCGATCTACGTTCACGGCTCGACGCTGCGAACGCTCGAACGGATTCACCCGGGACTGGGCACCGACCTCGTCGACGAGGGACTCGTCTGGCCGACGCGACGGACGCTCTACCAGGGGAAGGAAGTATTCAGCCGGACGTACGATTCGCCCGGCGGATCCGGAGACATCCCCCACTTTACTAGCGTCCCGCAGGTCGTGACCGAGGCGTACATGCACGACGCGCTCGAGGGCGCTGGAATCGACATCCACTGGAACGCCGAGGTCGAGATCGTCGACTCCTCGCCCGACGGCGTCCACGTCGAAACGAGTGACGGCCGCGAGTGGGACGGCGAGTTCCTGGTCGGCGCCGATGGCGGCGGCTCGACCGTCCGCAAGGAGATCGGTGCGAACTTCGAAGGAGACCAGTCCGAGAACGCCTTCATCATTGCCGACATCGAGGACGAACAGATCGACGGCGATCAGCCAGACCTTGAGCGGATATTCCACTACGACGCTCCGGAAGCTGACGGCCGGAACGTGTTGCTAGTTCCATTCACCGGCGGCTGGCGGCTCGATATCCAGTGTATCG
Above is a genomic segment from Natribaculum luteum containing:
- a CDS encoding FAD-dependent monooxygenase codes for the protein MSGDTTAAPVLIAGAGPVGMTTALALHARGVEATILEAESEDRDRSGSRAIYVHGSTLRTLERIHPGLGTDLVDEGLVWPTRRTLYQGKEVFSRTYDSPGGSGDIPHFTSVPQVVTEAYMHDALEGAGIDIHWNAEVEIVDSSPDGVHVETSDGREWDGEFLVGADGGGSTVRKEIGANFEGDQSENAFIIADIEDEQIDGDQPDLERIFHYDAPEADGRNVLLVPFTGGWRLDIQCIEGDDPEELSSEDRMREFVCDIMGNEYEDDLKWVSSYYFLQVMADTFVDEHRRVLLAGEAAHLLAPFGARGMNSGVADADEAASAIAAAIDARTDAVVREEVELYAARREKAAEYNLDAAGQALEYLQGEDPVTVLRKEAAASLADHFEIAGEWLDDAPYGPHGTPPIVSTGNY